Below is a genomic region from Apostichopus japonicus isolate 1M-3 chromosome 7, ASM3797524v1, whole genome shotgun sequence.
TAATTGGGTTCCACAGTAACTATTTTCTAAGCTTTTTAATGTGTGAGTCTTTCCATGTATAGCATGCAGCTGTTCCCAAAAAGAGTCATGTTCCACTGGTGACTTAAAAAaactatttcattttcattttagatTGAGCAAGACTTTGCATTGCTGTATCCATCAAGATCAAACAAACTCTATCAAAGATGGGAGAAGGTGGCAAGAAAAGTGATTTTATACAGCCAACAGCTAAATTGGAGGGAGGTCCTAGGTATGCAGAATACAAAAATTGATGACCTCACAAAGGGTAAGCctaaatatacaaaacaaacagacataTGTTGACTTGTTGGTCCATCAAATTAGATTCTCATGAGCTGTAGGTACATGAATGGTGATATTGACAGTAAAGTATGCTCACTGCTTTGTACTTAAAATACGGTTCCTGCAATTAATAGTATGCTGCCTCTCATTGGTGATTGCTGTTCAAAAATCAAGGAATAGAGCCTTTTTATTGTTGGACAATTAGAAAAAACCTTTTAAATGGTTAATAATGAAGTCTAACATTGGGTTAAGTTTTAGGGGGACTCCAAGCCTGTGGTACTCTCACATTGGCAAGGCAATATTTCTATCTTTACATCAATCAGGCAATGTAAATGGCACATGCATGTCAGTGACAACCCTTTATCAGACTGTGTCTCTGTGAATCTGTCCATGCACATGCACCATTGTGTATTGATATATGATCATATCTTGTGAGGTTGTTATCCTTAATTTATTCCTGTTAATAGAAATAGGTCACCAGCCAGAGGTCAAAATCTGCAAAGTGCCTCTTCTAGAGACTATACAAAAATTTTCACGTAATGAATATTTGGAAACTTGGTTGTTTAACGTTACCAAAGGTTAGAATGTATACTGCTTCTCTCATTACTACAATGAAAGTTTAACAATGGAAGTGATTCTCATAAACAGAAATTTTAAAGGGTGcctaaatattatattttgtattctgCAGAAATTTAACTAGCCAGTTTTAAGGGGTGAATAATTAAcagtttaactgtttttatctTCACAGAAGAAACAAAGAATCTGGCCTTTTCCCTGTTAGCTATCATATTCAGAAGTGGAAGGAGTGGAAAGGGTACAAAGGGTCACAACTCAGCAAATGATTCAGTAAACTGCTTCATTGATGTGCAACCAGTAAGTTTTTCTACATCTCCATTTGAATGCAGGGCTCAAACAGCAGGTTTGAAATAGTGACTCAAATAACTGGGAAGCtcagacagatctcatatttgatgtgtatatCAACCATATTCAGTAAAAGaagtcttcctttttttctgggggggggggtcaaatgttatttgaggtcactgggtaaaatttttgaaagttttcttGACAGCTCCAGTAAAATGGGGAGCTTAGAGGGATCTCAAAATTGTTGAAGACTgctcatttatatttacatttatattttatatatatatataaatatatatatatatatatatatatatatatatattcatagctACATggtttttttaatttgtgtcaTTTCATGAAATTGTAGATAACTACACTTcttaaaatattgcatttttctttctttccatagGAAGTGTTTGACATAGACCAATATGTAAAGACCCTCAAAGCAACAGAAACCCCACAGCCATTTGTTGTGTGCAGGGGAAGTCGGATAACTCCATCACAAACTTATGTCATCATAGAACGGAATGCACTCCCTCAGCAGTCACTCATGAAAGCTATTGACTTATGCTTTAAGGCCATGTACATATTTGACATTGAATATCAACCAACATGTAAGATTGCATGGCAGTTTTTGCAGGTTGTGATCTATGACTTCACTGAGGCAAGCATCACAAGTTCCATTCGAAATCTGCGTGCATTCATCGCATCAGATTCAAAGTAGTTCTTTTATTCCTAACTATTCATTGTATTTATATCATGCATTACATCTTGATAGAACAAATTTAAAGTGTAAATACTGTGTAAAATTACAGATGATTTTTCTTAACTTCCATTGTTCTATTACTTAGCTTTCATGGCTTGGCGTTCAAGGAATTTGGTGAATTACAGTATCAGTTAACTTGGTTTCATCATTCATGTTTAAGTGTTTGCCATTTTATTTCATACTGAATCAgccaaaaataatttgttttaatagatTATATTcattaacaccatcacagtaaTGTCTTACAAAATCAGTTAATATTTCGGAAAACCTGTGCATAGAGTACTAACATGACATGATGGTACCCATAGCTTTGGTTTAGCATCACAATGATCTGGTGTTAGCTAACCAGTCTCGTTCCAACAAAACtaaaatgtaattaaatgttGAAACATAAGATATGTGTTTCCACCTGTGCTGTCTCATTTGGATTAGTTTTCTATTACTGATAGAAGATTTAATATGGGAATCAGCCTTTGGTCATCTTTTAAAGCTTATCTAGACTTGCGCCAAAACAGTTTCTGATTTATGATCCTGCGCCCATAGCAGTTTCTGATTCATGATCCTTAAACTGTTGATTACATGGGTTGGTAATGCTTCCCTGCTCATATATTTCTTGAATTTGAGAACTAACCAGGCACAGTgtaaaaataaacacattttgatAAACAATGACAGGAGAAGCAATGGGTGAACGAGAGAAgtatgctacaatagcaatgggtggatgagagtagcatgctacagtagcaatgggtggatgagagtagcatgctacaatagcaatgagTGGacgagagtagcatgctacaatagcaatgagTGGAcaagagtagcatgctacaatagcaatgggtggatgagagtagcatgctacagtagcaatgggtggatgagagtagcataCTACAATATAGCAGTGGGTGGaagagagtagcatgctacaatataGCAATGGGTGGACGTGAGTAGCAtgttacaatagcaatgggtagACAAATATAGCATGCTAcagtagcaatgggtggatgagagtagcatgctacaatataGCAGTGGGTGGAAGAGAGTAGCAtgttacaatagcaatgggtagACAAAAATAGCATGCTATagtagcaatgggtggatgagagtagcatgttacaatagcaatgggtagACAAAAATAGCATGCTAcagtagcaatgggtggatgagagtagcatgttacaatagcaatgggtggacGTGAGTAGCATGCTAtaatagcaatgggtggatgacaGTTACATGTTACTATGACAATTGATTGACAATAGttgcatgctacaatagcaaagTGGGATGTGAtaagtgtattttttctttatgattttaatctgttttatctgctttaaatttgttttgatatgctGCTTCAAGAAAGTAGATGTTCAATAAATCATTCTACAATACACTGTGTTGTTAGATCTGTCTTTTTGGTTTGGTGTATGCTATACTTGTTCACAATCATCCAACCTTCCATGTTCATCCCACctattttaatttatatcatTCAACATTTTTGTGTATAGTCAGTAAAAAACCGTGAAATACCTGTATTGatcattatgaatatattgATTAACTATCCATTACCCAATAAAGGGAGAAAAACTGCTTAAATAATGTCGAAATATCGACCAATAAATAGCCCTATGTTGCCCAATTAGTAGTAAAGGATACCCAACCATATGATATTCGTATTCAATATTTCGCCAACAAATGATAAACATTGCCCAACAGGCCAGTTGGGTAATTTCTTAATTACTATTTATGGGTAAAATAATATGCCCAACTATGAGCAAAAACATTACCCAGCGGCAATTGGGCAAAAAATGCTCAACAGTTGGTTGGATACATACTTCCCCAGCGTTGGTTAAAAGTTGGGCAAAAAAAATGACCAACTTTTTTAGAGTGTAGACTACTCCCTAGCCTTACAAAACGGAGTGCATGGTCGGCGCTGACACAACACGTGGACGACACACTGCGGCGGTTATTTTATACTGCATGCGAGATTCAGATGGTAGCTTAACTTTTCTCTAATCGTATTGGTAAATCCATttgattaaaacatttttttgcacGGACAGGTGAGTGTGTGCAAGTCTCAAATAGGTACAAAACAGATACACGAAATGGGACctaaggtgggggagggggaacccacATTAGCCTTATGGGTAGTTCCACGTCTAAATTAGGCCTTAATATAGTAATAGTTTACCATCATCTACATTTACAAGtgaacaagggcgtaggaaccggggggctggggggggggggggggcgccagccccccagtgaaaaatatggggggcggaagtatcgttccgccccccccccccccccccgctccgcaagtcagaaaacccctttttcatttccaaatgagaaaaaaaatctcatttgaagcaccaaattacatctaaggccaggtgaaaatgcaaaattctttacaaaatggagtgggtgttgaagtgtgctatattgcaccaaattgcatctgaggccacctggaaatgcaaaaaaattccaaagggggagggggacaccccctccccttagacccctcccccaggccggccatcagtcttcagcccccccactcaaaagtaccttcctacgccactgcaagtGAACGTGTAATAGCTTTGCAGTAGTAACTGTGCTACCTGGTGCACacgttaccgtgttacgaaacGTGTTCGTATCCATGCATCCTATAAATCttatccattcatcctatctatccatcatatccatctatcctatccatcaatcataTCTATCATATCTATCAACCCTATCTATTCATCCATCATACcaatccatcatatccatccatcctatccatccatcctatccatcatatATATCCATCCTATGAATGCATCCCATCCATCTATGCTATAAATCATATCcatacatcctatccatccatcatatacatcctatacatccatcctatccatccatcctgtCTATCATACCCGTCCAtcgtatccatccatcctatccatccatcatatccatccatcatatccatccatcacaTATATAGAGGATAGTGGATAGTTGTCCTCATCGTCTACATTTAGTGGATTCATTGGTTCCGGTCTATTTCAAATATCAGTGTCAACAAAAACTAAACTGTTACAAAACTGCTTATACACTAGAGAGCATGTGtaagaaaatgtgtaaaaggaagttggcctgacatttcgatcctagcaggatcttctttgaAGGCTAAGAAAAGCCTTTTAGGCTTAAAATGTCAGTGAAGTACTCTGTCCATCTTTCCATTAATTCGTCCATACTGCTGATTAGGCGTCCGTCTttattcataatggaaacacACTCCCTAGGCTTTCATTACAAAGGGTATTTGTAAGTCTGTATATTGCTTGCATATTCTGACTGGATGCAGCTGCTTCAGCttcttttgcaatattttcGACCCAATGCCTCTTGTCGGCTCTAATAAACCTCTTCACCTCTCTGTCTTTCTCTTTATAGTCGTCTTTAAACTTCTCTTTATTCTCTCTGATCTAGTACTGAGAGAATTTTGCTATTTAAATCAGTTCTTTGTGTAATAATTTCCCATGTCTCTTCATGTATCCATGGTTTCTTACTCttcctcttcctttttttgCCTAGAACCTTCTCAGCTGCCTCAATGTACACTCTCTCTATTCGTTTCTACGCTTCCTCAATTGTTTCCagatcattttcaatatttttgcacCATTCTACTTCATCTTCCAGTACCTAGTACATGTTCCACATCGCTGTAATGAATGTTGCCTTCACTTTATTATTTCGTAGCCTGTCGGTATCAAATCTAGCACGCAACGTTTTCTGTTCTCTCCACTACCTTCTTCAGCTTTAACTTAATAGTGGTACACAGTAGGTAATGGTCGCTTC
It encodes:
- the LOC139969991 gene encoding uncharacterized protein isoform X1; amino-acid sequence: MIEQDFALLYPSRSNKLYQRWEKVARKVILYSQQLNWREVLGMQNTKIDDLTKEETKNLAFSLLAIIFRSGRSGKGTKGHNSANDSVNCFIDVQPEVFDIDQYVKTLKATETPQPFVVCRGSRITPSQTYVIIERNALPQQSLMKAIDLCFKAMYIFDIEYQPTCKIAWQFLQVVIYDFTEASITSSIRNLRAFIASDSK
- the LOC139969991 gene encoding uncharacterized protein isoform X2 — translated: MQNTKIDDLTKEETKNLAFSLLAIIFRSGRSGKGTKGHNSANDSVNCFIDVQPEVFDIDQYVKTLKATETPQPFVVCRGSRITPSQTYVIIERNALPQQSLMKAIDLCFKAMYIFDIEYQPTCKIAWQFLQVVIYDFTEASITSSIRNLRAFIASDSK